A single genomic interval of Malania oleifera isolate guangnan ecotype guangnan chromosome 13, ASM2987363v1, whole genome shotgun sequence harbors:
- the LOC131145568 gene encoding F-box/kelch-repeat protein At3g23880-like, whose amino-acid sequence MGGGDIPEDLIKNVLQRLPVKSLLRFQCVCKSWCAMLKNPSFITDHFHFSSNHNDNKRNVLWISRCYYSRGTCYCISINPPHMMVPVEFPLKGGGISTRIVGHWNGIICAHTSIWNYGGDLNPMSRRYFLWNPTTREYKVLPLPQYLTHDSRCYGPGFGFDSKTNDYKIVKFVNCYSEPCKAEVYSLRSDTWREIQAPPVCFEKYVLKYYDRNIDGAIFWAGISDDPVIVWFDMANETFRLIPLPHDVLSIYRRQDVVHRVTSFKESFALLVFPMSESHSPYHLFDVWVMSELGVAESWVKLHSVALPERSLPLGLSNNGELLIVKGGNGALAWYYPITRKLVNLEFQSSESFYPGKIQSIESVFYTESLVSLGGQNVRNMVSDPYFQDLYHPEKFADEIDM is encoded by the coding sequence ATGGGGGGTGGAGATATACCAGAGGACCTGATCAAAAACGTCCTCCAGAGGCTGCCTGTGAAATCTCTGTTGCGATTTCAGTGCGTCTGCAAATCCTGGTGTGCCATGCTAAAAAACCCTAGCTTCATCACCGACCATTTCCACTTCAGTTCAAACCACAATGACAACAAGAGAAATGTTTTGTGGATCTCTAGATGTTACTACAGTCGCGGCACCTGCTACTGCATCTCCATAAACCCGCCCCATATGATGGTGCCGGTTGAGTTTCCGCTCAAGGGCGGTGGAATCAGTACCCGTATAGTGGGTCATTGGAATGGCATAATTTGTGCACACACTAGCATATGGAACTATGGTGGGGATCTTAATCCTATGAGCCGCAGGTACTTTCTGTGGAACCCTACAACTAGAGAATACAAGGTTCTCCCCCTACCGCAATACCTGACTCACGATTCACGCTGCTATGGACCAGGATTTGGGTTCGATTCAAAAACCAATGACTACAAGATTGTAAAATTTGTCAACTGTTACTCTGAGCCTTGTAAAGCTGAGGTATACAGCTTGAGAAGTGATACTTGGAGGGAAATCCAGGCTCCTCCTGTATGTTTTGAAAAGTACGTTCTCAAATACTATGACAGAAACATAGATGGAGCAATATTTTGGGCTGGAATCTCAGACGACCCTGTGATTGTTTGGTTTGACATGGCTAACGAAACTTTCCGTTTGATTCCACTGCCGCATGATGTACTCTCCATTTATAGACGACAAGATGTGGTCCATAGGGTTACGTCGTTCAAGGAATCCTTTGCTTTGCTTGTTTTTCCCATGTCGGAATCTCATTCTCCTTATCATTTGTTTGATGTATGGGTCATGAGTGAACTTGGTGTTGCTGAATCATGGGTTAAGCTTCATAGCGTAGCTTTACCCGAACGTTCATTGCCATTAGGACTATCAAACAATGGTGAGCTTCTCATCGTCAAAGGTGGAAATGGTGCTCTAGCTTGGTATTACCCTATTACGCGGAAACTTGTGAATCTAGAATTTCAATCATCAGAAAGCTTCTATCCAGGGAAAATTCAAAGTATCGAGTCTGTTTTTTACACTGAGAGTCTTGTCTCACTCGGGGGACAAAATGTGCGTAATATGGTCTCAGATCCTTATTTCCAGGATCTTTATCACCCAGAGAAGTTTGCAGACGAGATTGATATGTAG